Proteins from a single region of Streptomyces spectabilis:
- a CDS encoding MDR family MFS transporter: protein MSEKVVPPPAKVDAELLRIAFILVLGTFMATVDATIVSVGIDTLSAEFGASVTEIQWVSTAYLLAVVAAVPASGWLAGRFGGRRTWLAAVGVFLLGSALCALAWSATSLIVFRVIQGLGGGMLPATGQALLARIAGRERTGRVISVVSVVPLLSPVLGPLVGGSILGVSSWPWLFLVNLPIGAAAMLLARRYVPEVPPSPRRTAFDLRGAVLLSPGLAILVYGLTEVAHGRTLPAALGVTAGLAMLVAFTVHGLRTSRTPLVDPRLFTRPPFGAAALALLVLGASVFGTMFLLPLYFQTGRGLSAWEAGLLLAPQGLGAAAGSVLVNRTIDKVAPRTLVVSGIALIVVGTVPFTQLGHEPPDIVIAAALTVRGVGMAMIGAPVMNIVYSRIEPEHLPRASGALNLLNTVGGSLGTAVLAVVLQNRLSARDADVSWAFGDTFWWVLGFCLFAAAGATRLPRTQARKP, encoded by the coding sequence ATGAGCGAGAAGGTCGTACCGCCGCCCGCGAAGGTCGACGCGGAACTGCTGCGCATCGCGTTCATCCTGGTCCTCGGCACCTTCATGGCCACGGTCGACGCCACGATCGTCAGCGTCGGCATCGACACCCTGTCCGCGGAGTTCGGCGCCTCGGTCACCGAGATCCAGTGGGTCTCCACCGCCTATCTGCTGGCGGTGGTGGCCGCGGTGCCCGCGTCCGGCTGGCTGGCGGGACGGTTCGGCGGCCGCCGGACCTGGCTCGCCGCCGTGGGCGTGTTCCTGCTCGGCTCCGCGCTGTGCGCGCTCGCCTGGTCGGCGACCAGCCTGATCGTGTTCCGGGTGATCCAGGGCCTCGGCGGCGGGATGCTGCCCGCGACCGGGCAGGCCCTGCTCGCCCGGATCGCGGGCCGCGAGCGCACCGGGCGGGTGATCAGCGTCGTCTCGGTCGTACCGCTCCTGTCGCCGGTGCTCGGCCCGCTGGTCGGCGGCTCCATCCTCGGCGTGTCGTCCTGGCCGTGGCTGTTCCTGGTGAACCTGCCGATCGGCGCGGCCGCGATGCTCCTCGCGCGCCGCTACGTGCCCGAGGTGCCGCCGTCCCCCCGGCGGACGGCGTTCGACCTGCGGGGCGCCGTCCTCCTGTCGCCCGGACTCGCCATCCTCGTCTACGGTCTCACCGAGGTCGCCCACGGCCGCACCCTCCCGGCCGCGCTGGGCGTCACGGCGGGCCTGGCGATGCTCGTGGCGTTCACGGTGCACGGGCTGCGCACCAGCCGGACACCGCTGGTCGACCCGCGGCTGTTCACCCGGCCGCCGTTCGGCGCCGCCGCGCTCGCCCTGCTCGTCCTGGGCGCTTCGGTGTTCGGCACGATGTTCCTGCTGCCGCTGTACTTCCAGACGGGCCGCGGCCTGTCGGCGTGGGAGGCCGGGCTGCTGCTCGCCCCCCAGGGCCTGGGCGCGGCGGCCGGTTCGGTCCTGGTCAACCGCACCATCGACAAGGTCGCGCCCCGGACCCTGGTGGTCTCCGGCATCGCGCTGATCGTCGTCGGCACGGTCCCGTTCACCCAACTCGGCCATGAGCCACCGGACATCGTGATCGCCGCGGCGCTCACCGTGCGGGGTGTCGGCATGGCCATGATCGGCGCACCGGTGATGAACATCGTCTACAGCCGCATCGAGCCCGAACACCTTCCGCGCGCCTCCGGAGCCCTCAACCTGCTCAACACGGTGGGCGGTTCCCTCGGCACCGCCGTCCTCGCCGTGGTCCTGCAGAACCGGCTCTCCGCGCGCGACGCCGACGTCTCCTGGGCGTTCGGCGACACCTTCTGGTGGGTCCTCGGCTTCTGCCTGTTCGCGGCCGCCGGGGCGACACGACTACCGCGGACCCAGGCCAGGAAGCCGTAG
- a CDS encoding alpha/beta fold hydrolase → MTYKNKARRAGLAVGVLAVLASVLPTAAATATTAAPASAAAVPSGWCPSVPGHEVDCGQEKRPLVAGKPQLGAVKVSYAVVRHRAPGPAKGTVALNPGGPGETLIDKAKEVTWALEGLLKDHDVLLVDPRGTGKSERVPCGVTDAEYRFGTRAQQRAAVERCGKNLGPKAAGFTSAATADDIDAIRARLKVRKLSLYGLSYGTYLMPVYASRHPESVRNIVLSGAYPLALDTMARPSAQAVSLTLRRVCERSVPVACDGEQTVRDLATTAARLRAEPLTIPIATGHGVYKKKFTEDKLANLLFEAASSGVGFEPDKPSLLGQLPHALNRFVKGDTAPLRELVRAEGESGSELDQAPYIAVVCNDYRRDWSKDASRSERWRQYRAALAAVRPGEHGAFSAKGFTEGTTDAGDVCIGWPGKDTPNPQPTKPKLPNVPVLVLSGDLDSNTPDASGKKAAGQFRDSRFHSVRNMGHVPELELSRCVAGVSSRFIRANDPGDTSCLRSLPPIAVTPVRR, encoded by the coding sequence ATGACGTACAAGAACAAGGCGCGGCGCGCGGGCCTGGCGGTGGGCGTGCTGGCGGTGCTGGCCTCGGTGCTGCCCACCGCGGCCGCGACGGCCACCACCGCCGCGCCGGCGAGCGCGGCCGCGGTGCCCTCCGGCTGGTGCCCTTCCGTGCCCGGGCACGAGGTCGACTGCGGCCAGGAGAAGCGCCCGCTCGTGGCGGGCAAGCCGCAGCTCGGCGCCGTCAAGGTGAGCTACGCGGTGGTGCGCCACCGCGCGCCGGGCCCCGCCAAGGGCACCGTCGCCCTGAATCCGGGCGGCCCGGGCGAGACCCTGATCGACAAGGCCAAGGAGGTCACCTGGGCCCTGGAGGGGCTGCTGAAGGACCACGACGTCCTGCTCGTCGACCCGCGCGGCACCGGCAAGTCGGAGCGCGTCCCGTGCGGCGTCACCGACGCCGAGTACCGGTTCGGCACCCGCGCCCAGCAGCGGGCCGCCGTGGAGCGGTGCGGCAAGAACCTCGGGCCGAAGGCCGCGGGCTTCACCTCGGCGGCCACCGCCGACGACATCGACGCCATCCGCGCCCGTCTCAAGGTGCGCAAGCTCAGCCTCTACGGCCTGTCGTACGGCACCTATCTGATGCCGGTCTACGCCTCCCGGCACCCGGAGAGCGTACGCAACATCGTCCTCTCGGGGGCCTACCCCCTCGCGCTCGACACCATGGCGCGGCCCAGCGCGCAAGCGGTCTCGCTGACCCTGCGCCGGGTGTGCGAGCGCAGCGTGCCGGTGGCGTGCGACGGCGAGCAGACCGTGCGGGACCTGGCCACCACGGCCGCGCGCCTGCGCGCCGAGCCGCTGACGATCCCGATAGCCACCGGCCACGGCGTCTACAAGAAGAAGTTCACCGAGGACAAGCTCGCCAACCTGCTGTTCGAGGCGGCGAGCAGCGGGGTCGGCTTCGAGCCGGACAAGCCCTCGCTGCTCGGCCAACTGCCGCACGCCCTGAACCGGTTCGTGAAGGGTGACACCGCGCCGCTGCGCGAGCTGGTGCGGGCGGAGGGCGAGTCGGGCAGCGAGCTGGACCAGGCCCCCTACATCGCGGTCGTCTGCAACGACTACCGCAGGGACTGGTCGAAGGACGCGTCGCGGTCCGAGCGGTGGCGCCAGTACCGCGCCGCCCTCGCGGCGGTGCGCCCCGGTGAGCACGGCGCGTTCAGCGCCAAGGGCTTCACCGAGGGCACCACGGACGCGGGCGACGTGTGCATCGGCTGGCCGGGCAAGGACACCCCGAACCCCCAGCCCACGAAGCCGAAGCTGCCGAACGTACCGGTCCTCGTCCTGTCCGGCGACCTCGACTCCAACACCCCCGACGCCAGCGGGAAGAAGGCCGCCGGGCAGTTCCGCGACAGCCGCTTCCACTCGGTCCGCAACATGGGCCACGTGCCCGAGCTTGAGCTGAGCCGCTGCGTGGCGGGCGTCTCCTCGCGCTTCATCCGCGCCAACGACCCGGGTGACACCTCCTGTCTGCGGTCCCTCCCGCCGATCGCGGTCACTCCGGTACGCCGCTGA
- a CDS encoding CHAT domain-containing protein, with product MGIRRRLRAEVKRVDGVKAAREGRWQAARDDLTLALEALTAEGLDDELPKVLEPLVTACMMAGLLDEAERRALDYRAWAADHGSPEDRATALGKYGEAVAQIGRLVEAAEAFREALVALGEPADETGRELRWSLLSNLGSALAHAGRFGDAEQVQQQAFEVARELDSAPRAALAASQLSLAANGVGHRERALEWAETARGWMRSDDDDLVVAEVEGNRALALSRAGHTDEAEEAMRRAWAAARHIPLLAQQAQVTRLEVLSRAGRHEEAVAMADALLAALPPGQPRQRAVALNLRAGIRLQGGRPAEAVADLESALELKRRIADHRGMATGHLNLAHAFLGAGDLPSARHHARRAEELWAPLLRAASDEAGSVGLFDVHATALTQVAQELRLGVEDVTGALEAAERGRSGPLSERIRAARPARAQVPAEPPGSERMRRLARRLGATLLVYAPHFEIEAVSGQAPRLREIHMWVVAPDGGIHHEVQREVTDDERLDESPPVDLLDAVRQLESQVGDAALMAGWAEVLLGKVARLLPEGPTARLVIVPQRGLWSVPFAALPVGSGEPLISRCSLTLVPSLHALELIAHDDVWRDGEREPGTSGPLVVGGVRDAVVPTPDGRLLPLSDLPLTLETARAVARVHGGSALAGPAATVPAVLDRMGSADLLHFSCHAVLDARLRLDQLPGCIALTPAGDEHGQLTSTLLASTPTRARIAVLGCCATGQGLVTADGVLGLARTFLMSGVSTVLATLWEVPEEPTHDALVCFHQELALTGDPAEALRRAVLTTRRKWRAPEIWAAFTLVGSPGPRRRAE from the coding sequence ATGGGGATCCGGCGACGGCTGCGGGCCGAGGTCAAGCGCGTCGACGGGGTGAAGGCGGCGCGCGAAGGGCGCTGGCAGGCCGCCCGGGACGACCTCACGCTCGCGCTGGAGGCGCTCACCGCCGAAGGCCTCGACGACGAACTGCCCAAGGTGCTCGAACCCCTGGTCACCGCCTGCATGATGGCAGGGCTCCTGGACGAGGCGGAGCGGCGCGCCCTCGACTACCGCGCGTGGGCCGCCGACCACGGCAGCCCCGAGGACCGGGCCACCGCCCTCGGAAAGTACGGGGAGGCGGTCGCGCAGATCGGGCGGCTCGTCGAGGCGGCCGAGGCGTTCCGGGAGGCGCTGGTGGCCCTTGGTGAGCCCGCTGACGAGACGGGCCGGGAGCTGCGCTGGTCGCTGTTGAGCAACCTGGGCAGCGCCCTCGCCCATGCCGGGCGCTTCGGGGACGCGGAGCAGGTGCAGCAGCAGGCCTTCGAGGTCGCGCGGGAGCTGGACAGCGCTCCCAGGGCGGCCCTCGCCGCGAGCCAGCTGAGCCTGGCGGCGAACGGGGTCGGGCACCGTGAGCGAGCCCTTGAGTGGGCCGAGACCGCCCGTGGTTGGATGCGGTCCGACGATGACGACCTCGTGGTGGCCGAGGTCGAGGGCAACCGGGCGCTGGCCCTCAGCCGGGCGGGGCACACCGACGAGGCCGAAGAGGCCATGCGGCGGGCCTGGGCCGCGGCCCGGCACATCCCGCTGCTCGCCCAGCAGGCGCAGGTGACGAGGCTTGAGGTGCTCAGCCGGGCGGGCCGGCACGAGGAAGCGGTGGCCATGGCCGACGCGCTGCTCGCCGCTCTGCCCCCGGGACAGCCGCGGCAGCGTGCCGTCGCGCTCAACCTCCGGGCGGGCATACGCCTTCAAGGAGGCCGGCCCGCGGAGGCCGTCGCGGATCTGGAGAGCGCCCTCGAGCTGAAGCGGCGCATCGCCGATCACCGGGGGATGGCGACCGGGCACCTCAATCTGGCGCACGCGTTCCTGGGCGCCGGGGACCTGCCCTCGGCCCGTCACCACGCGCGGCGGGCCGAGGAGTTGTGGGCGCCCCTGCTGCGGGCGGCGAGCGACGAGGCCGGTTCGGTCGGCCTCTTCGACGTGCATGCCACGGCCCTCACCCAGGTCGCCCAGGAGCTGCGGCTCGGCGTCGAGGACGTGACCGGGGCCCTGGAGGCCGCCGAGCGGGGCCGCTCCGGCCCGCTGAGCGAGCGCATCCGCGCCGCCCGCCCCGCTCGGGCCCAGGTGCCGGCGGAGCCGCCCGGCAGCGAGCGGATGCGGCGGCTGGCCCGCCGATTGGGAGCGACGCTGCTGGTGTACGCCCCTCACTTCGAGATCGAGGCCGTCAGCGGCCAGGCCCCCCGGCTGCGGGAGATCCACATGTGGGTGGTGGCTCCCGACGGGGGCATCCACCACGAGGTGCAGCGCGAAGTGACCGACGACGAGCGCTTGGACGAGTCGCCTCCGGTGGATCTCCTGGACGCCGTACGGCAGTTGGAGAGCCAGGTCGGCGATGCCGCGCTCATGGCGGGGTGGGCCGAGGTGCTCCTGGGGAAGGTCGCGCGGCTGCTGCCCGAGGGGCCGACGGCGCGGCTGGTCATCGTGCCGCAGCGCGGCCTGTGGTCGGTGCCCTTCGCCGCGCTGCCCGTCGGCTCGGGGGAACCGCTCATCAGCCGGTGCTCCCTCACCCTGGTGCCCTCCCTGCACGCCCTGGAGCTGATCGCGCACGACGACGTGTGGCGCGACGGCGAACGGGAGCCCGGGACGTCAGGCCCACTCGTGGTGGGCGGCGTCCGGGACGCGGTGGTGCCGACCCCGGACGGGCGCCTGCTGCCGCTGTCCGACCTGCCCCTGACGCTGGAGACGGCGCGGGCCGTGGCGCGCGTCCACGGAGGTTCCGCCCTGGCGGGCCCCGCGGCGACCGTACCGGCCGTGCTCGACCGGATGGGCTCGGCGGATCTGCTGCACTTCTCCTGCCACGCCGTGCTCGACGCACGGCTGCGGCTCGACCAGCTCCCCGGCTGCATCGCGCTGACCCCCGCGGGCGACGAGCACGGGCAGCTCACCAGCACCCTGCTGGCCAGCACCCCGACCCGGGCCAGGATCGCCGTCCTGGGGTGCTGCGCGACCGGCCAGGGCCTGGTGACCGCCGACGGCGTGCTCGGCCTGGCCCGCACCTTCCTCATGTCCGGTGTCTCCACGGTCCTCGCCACGCTCTGGGAGGTGCCCGAGGAGCCCACCCATGACGCCCTGGTCTGCTTCCACCAGGAGCTGGCGCTGACCGGCGACCCCGCCGAGGCGCTGCGGCGCGCGGTGCTGACGACGCGTCGCAAGTGGCGGGCCCCGGAGATCTGGGCCGCGTTCACCCTCGTCGGCTCGCCGGGGCCGCGGCGGCGCGCGGAGTGA